The following proteins are encoded in a genomic region of Anaerolineae bacterium:
- a CDS encoding prepilin peptidase: MIISTFLYALLGWLVGVAVNHAADILPKRQTILQRPTCPICGSFRPYRGWSALTALITKQHTCQTCRQRHPYLIRSLIIELGTALVFAFLLQRYDCSFNLLLVTLYTTILILVTITDLEHRLIFNVVILPAILFAGAAAFFTPGLAWPAALAGGVSGFIISYLAALVSRGGLGGGDVTLSTFLGLILGLPYIILSLGFGVFLGGFVAFLLLITRRVGLKTYIPYGPFLTITGWIMLVWGDEIWQYYFW; the protein is encoded by the coding sequence AATCATGCCGCCGATATTTTACCCAAGCGCCAAACCATCCTTCAGCGGCCAACCTGCCCCATTTGCGGCTCATTCCGCCCTTACCGGGGATGGAGCGCCCTGACGGCCCTTATCACCAAACAACACACGTGCCAAACATGCCGGCAGCGCCATCCCTACCTTATCCGCTCTCTGATCATTGAACTGGGCACGGCGCTTGTTTTTGCCTTTCTGCTGCAAAGATATGACTGTTCGTTCAATCTGCTGCTTGTCACGCTTTACACCACTATTCTCATTCTGGTGACCATTACCGACCTGGAACACCGGCTGATCTTTAACGTGGTCATATTGCCCGCCATCCTGTTTGCCGGGGCGGCTGCTTTTTTTACGCCGGGGCTGGCCTGGCCGGCGGCCCTGGCGGGCGGCGTGAGCGGGTTTATTATCAGCTACCTGGCGGCGCTTGTTTCGCGGGGCGGCCTGGGCGGCGGGGATGTCACCCTTTCTACGTTTTTGGGCCTGATTTTGGGTTTGCCCTACATTATCTTAAGCCTGGGTTTTGGCGTTTTCCTGGGCGGTTTTGTGGCCTTTTTATTGCTAATCACCCGCCGCGTGGGACTAAAAACGTATATTCCCTACGGGCCTTTTTTAACCATCACCGGCTGGATCATGCTGGTTTGGGGCGATGAAATATGGCAATATTATTTTTGGTAA
- a CDS encoding acylphosphatase, whose protein sequence is MTKQVRARILIEGRLQALNFRYNTQQQAKKLGLAGFVRTLSDGRIEIEVQGDEANVETMLAWCQEEPQSSQIRSIFYRYDEPSERYSGFNVR, encoded by the coding sequence ATGACAAAACAGGTACGCGCCCGCATTTTGATCGAGGGCCGGCTCCAGGCCCTAAATTTCCGCTACAATACGCAACAACAGGCCAAAAAATTGGGCCTGGCCGGCTTTGTGCGGACCCTCTCAGACGGGCGCATTGAAATAGAAGTGCAAGGCGACGAGGCTAATGTTGAAACCATGTTAGCCTGGTGTCAGGAGGAACCCCAGAGCAGCCAGATCAGAAGCATCTTCTACCGCTACGATGAACCCAGTGAACGTTACTCTGGCTTTAACGTGCGTTAA
- a CDS encoding Gfo/Idh/MocA family oxidoreductase, producing MSDKLRVGVAGCGVGQHHIHAFQSLPEQFEVAAVCDLDEAKVRDLAEKYKISRVAPDFAALCAMAEVDVIDICTPSYLHVAQTRQALAAGKHVICEKPIAGSLKEMDDLIQAEAQAGKRVMPIFQYRFGHGAQKLKFLVEQGMAGRAYLATVETAWRRRSEYYAVPWRGKWATELGGALVTLAVHAHDVLYYILGSAKSVFARTATLVNPVETEDSAAISLEMANGSLASLAVTTGSAAEISRHRFCFSNLTAESNTAPYANTADPWTFTGDSPELTQQIHETLACFQPLPEGFGGQFYRFYQALGQNTKLPVTLVEARASVELITAIYHSAQTGQVVELPLGNDHPKYRGWRA from the coding sequence ATGAGTGATAAATTGAGAGTGGGGGTGGCCGGCTGTGGTGTTGGCCAGCATCATATCCATGCTTTTCAAAGTTTGCCGGAGCAATTTGAGGTGGCGGCCGTCTGTGACCTTGATGAAGCCAAAGTCCGTGATCTGGCGGAGAAGTATAAAATTTCACGAGTGGCGCCGGATTTTGCCGCCTTGTGCGCCATGGCCGAGGTGGACGTGATTGACATTTGCACCCCATCCTATCTTCATGTTGCCCAAACCCGGCAAGCTCTGGCAGCCGGCAAACACGTTATCTGTGAAAAACCTATTGCCGGTTCGCTCAAGGAAATGGACGACCTCATTCAGGCTGAAGCCCAAGCCGGCAAACGAGTTATGCCCATTTTTCAATACCGCTTTGGCCACGGCGCGCAGAAGCTTAAGTTTTTGGTGGAGCAAGGTATGGCGGGACGGGCCTACCTGGCCACGGTAGAAACAGCCTGGCGGCGGCGGTCGGAATATTACGCAGTGCCCTGGCGCGGTAAATGGGCCACAGAGTTGGGTGGCGCCCTGGTTACGCTGGCCGTGCATGCCCACGACGTGCTTTATTACATTCTTGGCTCGGCCAAAAGTGTGTTTGCCCGCACGGCCACGCTGGTCAATCCCGTTGAAACCGAGGATTCCGCCGCTATCTCTTTGGAGATGGCTAATGGTTCCTTGGCCTCCCTGGCGGTGACGACCGGCTCGGCGGCAGAAATTAGCCGGCATCGGTTTTGTTTTAGCAATCTGACCGCCGAAAGCAACACCGCTCCCTATGCCAACACTGCCGATCCCTGGACCTTTACCGGCGACTCGCCGGAACTGACGCAACAAATCCACGAAACACTGGCCTGTTTTCAACCGCTGCCCGAAGGATTTGGGGGACAGTTCTATCGTTTCTACCAGGCTTTAGGGCAGAATACCAAACTCCCGGTTACGCTGGTTGAGGCCCGCGCCTCGGTGGAATTGATTACGGCTATTTATCACTCTGCCCAAACCGGACAAGTGGTTGAATTACCCCTTGGTAACGACCATCCCAAGTATAGGGGCTGGAGAGCTTAA
- a CDS encoding Gfo/Idh/MocA family oxidoreductase gives MTTPPLIRFGVIGINHGHIYGQVNLLLRAGAQFESFYAPEPDLLAEFAPKYPQARLAGSPEEILEDERLQLIVTAGIPNERAPLGIKAMQYGKDFMSDKPGFTTLAQLAEARRVQAETGRIYSICYSERFEVGAAVKAGELVQAGAIGRVVQTVGLGPHRARLSTRPAWFFRRAQYGGIITDIASHQLDQFLFFTGSTEAEVVSAQVANYKYPQYPELEDFGEVLVRGNGGTGYVRVDWYTPDGLDTWGDGRLTILGTEGYLELRKYCDIAGRPGGNHLFLVDQKGTHYFDCNEVHLPYGPQLVNDIINRTETAMSQAHCFLAAELALKAQAQAIRLGHL, from the coding sequence CCCCTCCCCTCATTCGTTTTGGCGTAATTGGCATTAATCATGGCCACATTTATGGCCAGGTAAATTTGCTGCTGCGCGCGGGCGCCCAGTTTGAGTCTTTTTACGCCCCAGAGCCGGACCTGCTGGCCGAGTTTGCGCCCAAGTATCCCCAGGCCAGGCTGGCGGGCAGCCCGGAGGAGATTTTGGAGGATGAGCGCCTCCAACTTATTGTTACAGCGGGTATTCCCAATGAACGAGCGCCGCTGGGCATAAAGGCCATGCAGTATGGCAAGGATTTTATGAGCGATAAACCTGGCTTCACTACCCTGGCCCAATTGGCCGAGGCTCGCCGCGTGCAGGCCGAAACCGGCCGTATTTATTCCATCTGTTACAGTGAGCGTTTTGAAGTGGGGGCCGCGGTCAAGGCTGGCGAACTGGTTCAGGCTGGGGCCATTGGCCGGGTTGTGCAAACGGTAGGGCTGGGACCGCATCGGGCCAGGTTGTCCACCCGTCCTGCCTGGTTCTTCCGCCGCGCCCAATACGGCGGTATCATCACCGACATCGCTTCCCACCAGTTGGACCAATTTCTCTTTTTCACCGGCTCCACTGAGGCCGAGGTGGTTTCGGCGCAGGTGGCCAACTACAAGTACCCGCAATATCCAGAATTGGAAGATTTTGGCGAGGTCCTGGTGCGGGGCAACGGCGGCACGGGTTACGTGCGGGTGGATTGGTATACGCCGGATGGCTTGGATACCTGGGGCGATGGTCGCCTGACCATTCTGGGCACTGAAGGCTATTTGGAATTGCGCAAATATTGCGATATTGCCGGTCGGCCCGGCGGCAACCATCTTTTCCTGGTTGACCAAAAGGGGACGCATTATTTTGACTGCAACGAGGTTCATCTGCCTTACGGCCCGCAATTGGTCAACGATATTATCAACCGCACCGAAACTGCAATGTCACAGGCGCACTGTTTTTTGGCTGCGGAACTGGCCTTAAAAGCTCAAGCGCAGGCCATCCGCTTGGGTCATCTGTAG